From Penicillium psychrofluorescens genome assembly, chromosome: 1, one genomic window encodes:
- a CDS encoding uncharacterized protein (ID:PFLUO_001219-T1.cds;~source:funannotate) translates to MKFFCQVITTPTADTPGTVIELNFPDKRYFFGQLSEGTQRACNDRAKKIGYLTDVFLTGRTEWKTTGGMIGMILTLADVTANAAAASEEHLRTKAEKAAMRAKEEAAKKKAKGKGNPSAAQQAETPVEHIGPHSIDGGDDAVQRGLTVHGPTNVMHTFATARRFVFRTGMPMFIREYDSETISGQIPVGVEDPFEKPTWSDHNIKVWAMPIKPHSKSGTFSQPRAQSPRKRSLEEFQETTQSDGPIDPRKQKQMMLQGVITDMFNSKWRMDALMETPLAQVKMPAAIFVRNPETKDLEPYKGPVPGDGNPLPDITVLVRQPWPGAMITSLPHTAPSDEALSYVVRSNDIRGKFDPKKALDLKVPKGEAYGRLTKGETVQSTDGQTITPDMVMGPARLGKGIAIMDIPSPEYVEGLISRPEWKSHAVTTELQAFLWILGPGVGEHPKLREFVASMPHCKHMVSSTDYCPNYLALGGAASSSIRLARLRGDNYSIPVHDNVTLPQPGTPTAGSETTIAGIRDSPFEPLAQGTIINVAPDFGVDNTEVREYFNAAKTIERIPRSVEQRMETTRRRVAKPAFQKQLQEFRRNLPGSDAEIITLGTGSSVPSKYRNVSSTLVHVPGYGYYLLDCGENTIGQLKRVFGPEQLREVLRNLRMIWISHLHADHHLGTVSVIKAWYEENYPEGTDPTALPESDMKKILEEKRLVVASEEMMVSWLEEYAGIENYGFDKIVPLAAYSKTDGSQISTQFTYRHCRADGTSADGDKSPKMTTMRFTDPNHPLTAPLQAATGLSDLLTTRVKHCKGAMAVSMVFPTGFKVSYSGDCRPSAKFAEIGRGSTVLIHEATFQDDMGGQARAKRHSTSAEALEVGRRMQARSILLTHFSQRYQKIATFDQRAGTAQDKARQGPVAVAREPADADIPFDDPEDNAAAAASSLTDDINISAQPRRRGSGSGDSLVPGVNVPVTVAFDYMRVKVGDLAQAQAYAPAVEKLFEIIDRVSVTETERNKRDRQEQDDAKKAAKNKKWTKGKKAAAAATVGAAVAVADVAQTEQVAEAAEKNWWSASESESGWETSEAEE, encoded by the coding sequence ATGAAGTTTTTCTGTCAGGTCATCACGACCCCGACGGCCGACACGCCCGGTACGGTCATCGAGCTCAACTTCCCCGACAAACGATACTTCTTCGGTCAGCTATCGGAGGGAACCCAGCGGGCATGTAACGACCGCGCCAAGAAGATCGGCTACCTGACCGACGTCTTCCTGACGGGCCGAACAGAATGGAAAACAACTGGCGGCATGATCGGGATGATCTTAACCTTGGCGGACGTGACTGCGAATGCGGCCGCAGCGAGTGAGGAGCATTTGCGGACCAAGGCCGAAAAAGCCGCCATGCGGGCAAAGGAAGAGGCAGCCAAGAAAAAAGCCAAGGGAAAGGGCAACCCGTCCGCAGCGCAGCAGGCCGAAACCCCCGTCGAACACATTGGACCTCATTCCATTGACGGTGGGGACGATGCTGTGCAAAGAGGTTTGACTGTCCACGGACCTACAAATGTAATGCACACCTTCGCTACTGCTCGCCGGTTTGTCTTCCGGACAGGCATGCCGATGTTTATCAGGGAGTATGATTCCGAGACTATATCTGGACAAATACCTGTCGGTGTGGAGGATCCTTTCGAGAAGCCTACATGGTCCGACCACAATATCAAAGTCTGGGCGATGCCAATCAAGCCTCACTCAAAGTCTGGTACTTTCTCCCAGCCGCGAGCGCAAAGCCCTCGCAAGCGGAGCTTGGAGGAATTCCAGGAGACCACCCAGTCAGACGGGCCGATTGATCCGcggaagcagaagcaaaTGATGCTCCAGGGTGTTATTACGGACATGTTCAATTCAAAATGGAGGATGGACGCCCTTATGGAGACTCCATTAGCTCAAGTCAAGATGCCTGCGGCCATATTTGTTCGCAACCCGGAAACAAAAGATTTGGAACCGTATAAAGGCCCCGTGCCGGGTGATGGGAATCCCCTGCCGGATATTACGGTGCTGGTTCGACAGCCCTGGCCTGGCGCGATGATTACTAGCCTCCCGCACACGGCTCCCTCTGATGAAGCTCTCTCCTATGTTGTCCGGAGTAATGACATCCGGGGCAAGTTTGATCCAAAAAAGGCTTTGGACCTGAAAGTCCCGAAGGGCGAGGCTTACGGACGCCTGACGAAGGGAGAAACCGTCCAGTCCACGGATGGTCAGACCATCACCCCGGACATGGTCATGGGGCCGGCACGACTCGGCAAGGGCATTGCTATTATGGATATACCCTCACCCGAGTATGTGGAGGGGCTCATCAGTCGCCCTGAATGGAAATCGCATGCTGTCACGACCGAATTGCAGGCTTTCCTTTGGATCCTAGGTCCGGGGGTTGGCGAGCACCCCAAGCTTCGGGAATTTGTTGCAAGCATGCCCCACTGCAAGCACATGGTGTCAAGCACAGACTACTGCCCGAACTACCTGGCGCTCGGCGGTGCAGCTTCGTCGTCCATCCGGTTGGCGCGCCTGAGAGGCGACAACTACTCTATTCCTGTTCATGACAATGTGACGCTTCCACAGCCCGGTACCCCAACGGCTGGCTCTGAAACTACTATTGCCGGAATTCGTGACTCGCCATTCGAGCCCCTAGCGCAAGGAACCATCATTAACGTTGCTCCGGATTTTGGAGTCGACAATACCGAAGTCAGGGAATATTTCAATGCGGCGAAGACAATAGAAAGAATCCCGCGGTCTGTTGAGCAACGCATGGAGACCACTCGTCGGCGGGTCGCAAAACCGGCTTTCCAGAAGCAATTACAAGAATTTCGCCGTAACCTTCCTGGATCGGATGCAGAGATCATTACACTTGGCACTGGTTCGTCAGTTCCATCCAAGTATCGCAATGTGTCTTCGACATTGGTCCACGTCCCGGGCTATGGATACTATCTTCTTGACTGCGGCGAGAACACCATTGGCCAACTGAAGCGAGTCTTTGGGCCGGAGCAGTTGCGTGAAGTGCTGCGGAATCTACGGATGATCTGGATCAGCCACCTGCATGCCGATCACCACCTGGGTACGGTGTCCGTCATTAAGGCCTGGTATGAGGAGAATTACCCAGAGGGAACAGACCCAACTGCCCTGCCTGAAAGTGATATGAAGAAAATTCTCGAAGAGAAGCGGCTGGTCGTCGCGTCTGAAGAGATGATGGTCTCTTGGCTTGAAGAGTACGCCGGTATCGAGAACTACGGGTTCGACAAGATCGTGCCCTTGGCCGCATATTCGAAAACAGACGGTTCCCAAATCTCGACTCAATTTACTTACCGGCATTGCCGTGCTGATGGCACCTCTGCCGACGGGGACAAATCCCCCAAAATGACGACCATGCGATTCACCGACCCCAACCATCCTCTCACGGCACCCTTACAGGCTGCCACCGGTCTCTCCGACCTTCTCACCACCCGAGTCAAGCACTGCAAGGGTGCTATGGCTGTGTCTATGGTTTTCCCCACTGGGTTCAAAGTCTCCTACTCTGGTGACTGCCGGCCTTCCGCGAAATTTGCGGAGATTGGGCGCGGCTCCACCGTGCTCATTCATGAAGCGACTTTCCAGGATGACATGGGTGGGCAGGCCCGAGCCAAGCGTCACTCAACTTCTGCGGAGGCCTTGGAGGTTGGCCGTCGCATGCAAGCTCGGTCGATCTTGCTAACGCACTTCAGTCAGCGGTACCAAAAGATTGCCACGTTTGACCAGCGTGCTGGAACGGCTCAAGATAAAGCTCGACAAGGCCCTGTCGCCGTTGCCAGAGAaccagcagatgcagatATCCCCTTTGACGATCCCGAGGACAacgccgctgctgctgcgtccTCGTTGACCGACGACATCAACATCTCAGCCCAACCACGGCGGCGCGGTTCCGGCTCTGGCGATTCGCTCGTACCGGGCGTTAATGTCCCTGTCACAGTCGCATTCGACTACATGCGCGTCAAGGTTGGAGATCTCGCTCAAGCGCAGGCCTACGCGCCggcggtggagaagctcTTTGAAATCATCGATAGGGTCTCTGTTACCGAGACCGAGCGCAACAAGCGGGACCGCCAGGAGCAAGACGATGCCAAGAAGGCTGCGAAGAACAAGAAATGgaccaagggcaagaaggctgctgctgctgccaccgTCGGCGCCGCGGTGGCCGTTGCGGATGTGGCCCAGACCGAACAGGTCGCGGAAGCAGCCGAGAAGAATTGGTGGAGTGccagcgagagcgagagtggATGGGAGACGAGCGAAGCGGAAGAGTGA
- a CDS encoding uncharacterized protein (ID:PFLUO_001220-T1.cds;~source:funannotate): MTTLIPREPYSREELDRLYPKDLKLQLVQVFLRHGERTPVSSRFQNVSTSNPGPIIPAFSAQLANPPRRQA; this comes from the exons ATGACCACTCTAATTCCCCGCGAGCCCTACTCCAGGGAGGAGCTCGACCGTCTATACCCGAAGGACCTGAAGCTGCAACTCGTGCAGGTG TTCCTGCGTCATG GCGAACGAACGCCCGTCTCCTCGCGCTTCCAAAATGTATCTACCTCCAACCCGGgccccatcatccccgctTTCTCCGCGCAGCTTGCTAATCCTCCACGAAGACAGGCTTGA
- a CDS encoding uncharacterized protein (ID:PFLUO_001221-T1.cds;~source:funannotate) — MASSSQDLSAWNGFQWRRKMEAFGSNDESVVAVGPSGEIEAMCQHGELTDKGRETTYALGRRLRHLYVDQLGFMPQIKSDTEDMYLRATPIPRALESLQQAFWGMYPASARTLDFPPPVIVARSVSEETLFPNEGNCRRFRQLARQFADRAARRWNDSEQMNYLNSLWSKYMPETSPKVAVDAHPRLSGIMDTINATDAHGPATKLPSEFYDKKGRAIIDRIAVEEWFAGYSESNEYRRLGIGALMGDVVDRMVSTAVDGGWRSSSAASGSGNAEEGKNIRFAMSGCHDTTLASILSSVGGFQDESWPPFTSSVAIELFSQPSRSGADAGAMLEEFSNPSIASKKSGILSKFFGGSQSSAHPAPSETARAPISSFPAETRESLRKHYVRIRYNDRPVRIPGCVAKAENHLPGDDTFCTLDAFKEIVDKFTPKNWQTECMDNLGEGLHGPNDRERSPAGF, encoded by the exons ATGGCCTCGAGCAGCCAGGACCTCTCGGCATGGAATGGGTTCCAATGGCGACGGAAGATGGAGGCATTCGGGAGCAACGATGAGTCCGTGGTGGCCGTGGGACCAAGCGGAGAGATCGAGGCTATGTG CCAGCACGGAGAGCTCACCGACAAGGGCCGCGAAACGACATATGCGTTGGGCCGGCGTCTGCGCCATCTCTACGTTGATCAGCTCGGGTTTATGCCCCAGATCAAATCGGATACTGAAGATATGTACCTCCGCGCAACGCCGATCCCGCGTGCACTGGAGTCGCTCCAGCAGGCTTTTTGGGGCATGTATCCGGCTAGCGCGCGCACGCTGGATTTCCCGCCTCCTGTGATTGTTGCTCGCTCGGTTTCTGAGGAGACTTTGTTCCCAAATGAAGGGAATTGCCGGCGCTTCCGGCAGCTGGCGAGGCAATTTGCTGACCGCGCTGCAAGGCGAT GGAATGACTCCGAGCAAATGAATTACCTCAACAGCCTCTGGTCTAAGTATATGCCCGAGACCTCGCCCAAGGTCGCAGTTGATGCCCATCCGCGTCTCTCGGGTATTATGGATACCATCAACGCAACTGATGCTCACGGCCCAGCCACAAAGCTGCCCTCTGAGTTCTACGACAAGAAGGGTCGGGCCATTATCGACCGGATCGCCGTTGAAGAGTGGTTTGCCGGTTACTCCGAGAGCAATGAATATCGTCGACTGGGCATTGGTGCTCTGATGGGCGACGTGGTTGACCGCATGGTCAGCAccgcggtggatggcggctggcgcagctcgagcgcagcttctgggtctggaaaCGCAGAAGAGGGCAAGAACATCAGGTTCGCCATGAGCGGGTGTCACGACACGACCCTCGCATCGATTCTGTCCAGTGTGGGCGGGTTCCAGGATGAGTCGTGGCCGCCCTTTACCTCCTCTGTCGCCATTGAGTTATTCTCTCAACCTTCACGCAGCGGTGCTGATGCGGGTGCCATGCTGGAAGAGTTCTCGAACCCGTCTATTGCGTCCAAGAAGTCCGGCATACTTTCGAAGTTCTTCGGCGGTAGCCAGTCGTCGGCGCACCCAGCGCCTTCGGAGACTGCGCGTGCACCTATCTCCTCTTTCCCGGCCGAGACTCGCGAGTCTCTGCGCAAGCACTACGTCCGCATCCGCTACAATGACCGCCCCGTCCGCATCCCCGGCTGcgtggccaaggccgagaaccACCTCCCCGGCGATGACACTTTCTGCACACTAGACGCCTTCAAGGAGATCGTCGACAAGTTCACCCCCAAGAACTGGCAAACCGAGTGTATGGATAATCTAGGCGAAGGTCTCCACGGGCCGAACGATCGCGAGCGCTCTCCAGCTGGGTTTTAG
- a CDS encoding uncharacterized protein (ID:PFLUO_001222-T1.cds;~source:funannotate), with amino-acid sequence MDFSRLNPPDWSTQSLIYIGLATLLYATFHLAREASVFLSRGTLKKRYNQPGQSNWALVTGATDGIGFGFSQELCARGFNVILHGRNPTKLQQRQAELAREFPGQKTGILCMDVTATDETIELLADKIHKITHIAAEQESRLTVLVNNVGGDHGTAYRTLPTLSYTETEETIARNASFTAHVTRMLLPILARNAPGLVLNVSSFAVYGMPYLSLYSGTKGFVHSFTRALEAESKAEGWGVEVLGLRVGQVRSAGMDYVKSSFMVPESRTLAAAGLDRVGCGRVIVTGYIGHLLHSLALDLLPRWFMMKATVSRIRELRVMEQEKNKKA; translated from the coding sequence ATGGACTTCTCCAGACTCAACCCTCCCGACTGGTCCACCCAATCCCTCATCTATATCGGCCTCGCGACCCTCCTCTACGCAACCTTCCATCTAGCTCGCGAAGCCAGCGTGTTCTTGTCCCGCGGCACGCTCAAAAAGCGCTACAACCAACCCGGCCAATCGAACTGGGCTCTCGTCACGGGCGCAACAGACGGCATCGGATTCGGATTCAGCCAGGAGCTCTGCGCGCGCGGATTCAACGTGATTCTGCACGGGCGCAATCCGaccaagctccagcagcgacaagcCGAGCTCGCCCGCGAGTTCCCCGGCCAGAAAACGGGAATCCTATGCATGGACGTCACCGCAACCGACGAAACAATCGAACTcctcgccgacaagatccaTAAAATCACACACATCGCCGCGGAACAGGAAAGCAGATTGACCGtgctggtcaacaatgtCGGCGGCGACCACGGCACCGCATACCGCACCCTCCCGACGCTGAGCTACACCGAAACGGAGGAGACCATTGCGCGCAATGCCTCGTTCACGGCGCACGTGACGCGCATGCTGCTCCCGATTTTGGCGCGCAATGCGCCGGGCCTCGTTTTGAatgtttcttcctttgcGGTGTATGGAATGCCCTATTTGTCGCTGTATAGCGGGACGAAGGGGTTCGTGCACTCGTTTACGCGGgcgctggaggcggagagTAAGGCTGAGGGGTGGGGGGTTGAGGTGCTTGGTTTGCGCGTGGGACAGGTGCGCAGCGCAGGGATGGACTATGTCAAGTCGAGCTTTATGGTGCCGGAGTCACGCACCTTGGCGGCTGCGGGGCTGGATCGTGTTGGATGCGGCCGGGTTATTGTGACGGGGTACATCGGCCATTTGCTGCATTCTCTTGCGCTGGATCTCTTGCCGCGGTGGTTTATGATGAAGGCTACGGTTAGCAGGATCCGCGAGCTGCGAGTGatggagcaggagaagaacaagaaggcaTGA
- a CDS encoding uncharacterized protein (ID:PFLUO_001223-T1.cds;~source:funannotate): MRFDYFAATFFGLFGAAFSLDANFDPITKPAKGETIQAGKVYTIKWEESIGYTGTINILLRNNESSYSAGEMDVISAGIQSSAGKYRWNVTSSLPTSDKYYIKTEFINDATIFNLSPLFKIQGSNNSAHTTTMTASRTATMMTTSTATTSPSGSNSTGSTSTSTSTSTSTSTSVGSAATPTFAAAFAYLGAAAVGVLAL, encoded by the exons ATGCGATTTGATTACTTCGCTGCCACTTTCTTCGGCTTATTTGGCGCAGCCTTCTCCCTTGACGCCAACTTTGACCCGATTACCAAGCCCGCTAAGGGAGAAACTATTCAAGCCGGCAAGGTATACACGATCAAGTGGGAAGAGTCAATCGGCTATACAGGCACGATCAACATTCTACTGCGAAACAACGAGAGTTCCTATAGCGCAGGAGAGATGGACGTCATTAGTG CCGGCATCCAAAGTAGTGCGGGCAAATACAGATGGAACGTTACCAGCAGTCTTCCGACCAGCGACAAGTATTACATCAAAACCGAGTTTATCAACGATGCTACGATTTTCAATCTGTCCCCGCTGTTTAAGATTCAGGGCTCCAACAACTCGGCACACACAACTACGATGACCGCGAGCCGTACCGCAACGATGATGACCACGAGCACTGCAACTACGTCTCCTTCGGGATCCAATAGTACAGGTtcgacatcgacatcgacatcgacatcgacatcgacatctACTAGTGTCGGCAGTGCAGCAACCCCGACTTTCGCTGCTGCATTTGCTTATCTCGGTGCCGCAGCCGTTGGTGTGCTCGCCTTATGA
- a CDS encoding uncharacterized protein (ID:PFLUO_001224-T1.cds;~source:funannotate) — translation MVINSGEESVVYPIPIPDNEGLKTRQLPVTLLSGFLGSGKTTLLKHILKSSDHGLRIAVIVNDMSQLNIDAALIKNHKISETTEKLIQLQNGCICCTLRGDLLAEMARLTKQNEIQYVIIESTGISEPMQVAETFTAEFSAAMLEAEDQIADNDEDAKKILNEIVNLGGLHTIARLDTTVTVIDAFNLLSNFDTAEFLSDRYGSDQIVPEDERTISDLMVDQIEFADVLIINKIDTIDKRTRERIQQLLKLLNPNAKILESTYSKVDVHEIIDTKKFDFVRAASGTGWLRSLHEMTVQTTGNGNRLAPRPETLEYGINNFVYSARRPFHPRRLFALIHDKFILLQNNEIEEEEEDEAEEDEDGMDTDSDSVQDFDQPDPEIILANKRSHPAFGPMLRSKGFFWLATRPFQFGEWSQAGGMLTVGCGGPWFAGVPEEVWPEDRDVQKSIRNDFQGPWGDRRQELVFIGEGGANPVSGAPAQTKLASLPTTKGRDAKPRLLLMGLRRSGKSSIASVVFHKMPPNETLFLESTTRIQKDSIHSFMDFQVWDFPGQLEYLEPSFDLEDIFGSLGALVWVIDAQDDYLDSVARLNRTILTVQQYYPGVNIEVFIHKVDGLSDEYRTDTFQDIVQRISDELSDAGYENAPVHYYLTSIYDYSVFEAFSKVIQKLIPNLSTLENLINTLANNCGFEKTYLFDVLSKIYIASDTRPVDMACYEMCSDYIDVIVDVSELYSWDHPDRKPKGEQIQEAESHVVLHDETMIHLMEMNKYLCLVSVIRNREAKEKRGLIDMNCRTFQEALNDVFSRSWEQEQEQQEEQDAAGPLESDG, via the exons ATGGTCATCAACTCGGGAGAAGAGTCAGTTGTATACCCCATCCCGATTCCCGACAATGAAGGTCTCAAGACAAGACAGTTGCCTGTAACCCTCCTGTCCGGGTTTCTA GGCAGTGGTAAGACGACTCTCCTCAAGCATATTCTTAAATCCTCCGATCATGGGCTACGCATTGCGGTCATTGTTAATGACATGAGCCA GTTGAACATCGATGCTGCCCTCATTAAAAACCACAAGATCTCTGAAACCACTGAGAAGCTCATCCAGCTACAGAACGGGTGCATTTGTTGTACCTTACGCGGCGATCTACTCGCTGAGATGGCACGTCTGACCAAGCAAAACGAGATTCAGTATGTTATCATCGAGAGCACGGGGATCAGCGAGCCCATGCAAGTCGCCGAGACTTTCACGGCGGAGTTCAGCGCTGCCATGCTGGAGGCTGAGGATCAGATCGCGGATAATGATGAGGAcgcgaagaagatcctgaATGAAAT CGTCAACCTGGGCGGACTTCACACCATCGCGCGTCTGGACACCACTGTGACCGTCATTGATGCGTTCAACCTGCTCTCCAACTTCGACACGGCCGAGTTCCTGTCTGATCGATATGGATCTGACCAGATCGTGCCGGAAGACGAGCGCACGATTTCCGATCTCATGGTAGACCAAATTGAGTTCGCCGATGTGCTGATCATCAATAAGATTGATACAATCGACAAGCGCACGCGCGAGAGaatccagcagctgctgaAGTTGCTTAATCCCAACGCCAAGATTCTGGAGTCGACTTATTCCAAAGTCGACGTCCACGAGATCATCGATACAAAGAAGTTTGATTTTGTGCGTGCTGCGTCGGGCACTGGCTGGCTACGCAGCTTGCATGAGATGACTGTTCAGACGACTGGGAATGGTAATCGCCTGGCTCCACGGCCAGAGACACTGGA GTATGGGATCAACAACTTCGTCTACTCTGCTCGTCGGCCATTCCATCCACGCAGGCTTTTCGCTCTTATTCACGACAAATTCATTCTCTTGCAGAATAAtgaaatcgaagaagaagaagaggatgaagctgaggaagacgaggatggaATGGACACAGACTCTGACTCCGTGCAGGACTTTGACCAGCCTGATCCAGAAATCATCCTGGCGAACAAGCGCTCACACCCGGCGTTCGGCCCCATGCTCCGCTCCAAAGGCTTCTTTTGGCTGGCCACTCGACCATTCCAATTTGGCGAGTGGAGTCAAGCAGGAGGCATGCTGACCGTCGGCTGTGGAGGGCCCTGGTTCGCTGGGGTGCCCGAAGAGGTCTGGCCTGAAGATAGAGATGTCCAAAAGTCCATCCGGAATGACTTCCAGGGACCCTGGGGAGATCGGCGTCAGGAACTGGTGTTTATTGGCGAAGGA GGAGCGAATCCGGTGAGCGGTGCACCAGCACAGACCAAATTGGCCTCGCTGCCCACCACAAAAGGCCGCGATGCCAAGCCCCGTCTTCTTCTGATGGGACTTCGCCG GAGTGGCAAGTCTTCCATCGCCAGTGTAGTTTTCCACAAGATGCCACCAAATGAAACTCTCTTCCTAGAATCCACAACGCGGATCCAGAAAGACTCAATCCA CTCCTTCATGGACTTTCAGGTCTGGGATTTTCCCGGTCAGCTCGAATACCTCGAACCATCCTTTGACCTCGAGGACATCTTCGGCAGTCTAGGGGCGCTGGTGTGGGTGATCGATGCGCAAGATGACTACTTAGACTCGGTCGCGCGACTCAATCGCACAATCCTGACTGTGCAGCAATACTACCCGGGCGTCAACATCGAGGTCTTCATCCACAAGGTGGACGGACTGTCAGACGAGTACCGCACCGACACCTTCCAGGACATCGTGCAGCGCATCTCCGACGAGCTCAGCGACGCCGGGTATGAGAATGCACCCGTGCACTACTACCTCACTTCAATCTATGATTATTCCGTATTCGAGGCCTTCAGCAAGGTCATCCAGAAACTCATCCCCAACCTGTCGACTCTGGAAAACCTGATCAACACCCTGGCCAATAACTGCGGGTTTGAGAAGACCTATTTGTTTGACGTCCTGAGCAAGATCTACATCGCATCCGATACCCGACCAGTGGACATGGCCTGCTACGAGATGTGCTCCGACTACATCGACGTGATTGTCGACGTCTCCGAGCTTTACTCGTGGGATCATCCCGATCGAAAACCAAAGGGTGAACAGATCCAGGAGGCCGAGAGCCATGTCGTCCTGCATGACGAGACCATGATCCACTTGATGGAGATGAACAA ATATCTGTGTCTTGTTTCAGTGATCCGCAACCGTGAGGCGAAAGAGAAGCGCGGCCTGATTGACATGAACTGCCGCACATTCCAGGAGGCGCTGAACGATGTGTTTTCCCGCAGTTGGGAACAGGAGCAAGAGCAGCAGGAAGAACAGGATGCCGCGGGGCCGTTGGAGTCGGATGGGTAA
- a CDS encoding uncharacterized protein (ID:PFLUO_001225-T1.cds;~source:funannotate), with amino-acid sequence MSELRQRPVASNQSHDTHAGAPTQRRRGSSSASSASSASSKSERDHDQDPVISVLDLIRVALALVVASCGLSYYMTSGESMLWGHRPWYTRWPVVVQWVRGPLSLTPPQLSLYNGSDRTLPIYLAVNGTVFDVSANPVVYGPGGSYNFFAGRDATRAFVTGCFKEDLTPDLRGVEEMFVPVDDVEELSSAQRKIRREKELREARASVEKTVRRWDGFFRNHKKYFPVGKVVVDTEEAEGETTRTLCESAQKQRPKRSQVDKNKNKGSP; translated from the exons ATGTCCGAATTGCGCCAACGCCCCGTCGCATCGAACCAAAGCCATGACACACACGCAGGGGCACCCACACAACGACGTCGAGGGTCGTCTTccgcctccagcgcctccagcgcctcgagCAAAAGTGAGCGCGACCATGACCAGGACCCGGTGATTAGCGTGCTGGACCTCATCCGCGTAGCCCTGGCACTGGTGGTGGCCTCGTGCGGGCTGTCCTACTACATGACCTCCGGCGAGTCAATGCTCTGGGGGCATCGGCCGTGGTATACTCGGTGgcccgtggtggtgcagTGGGTG CGCGGCCCTCTATCCCTAACACCTCCCCAACTCTCCCTCTACAACGGCTCCGACCGCACCCTGCCCATCTACCTCGCCGTCAATGGGACCGTCTTCGACGTCTCAGCCAATCCAGTCGTCTACGGCCCTGGCGGGAGCTACAATTTCTTCGCCGGGCGGGACGCCACGCGCGCTTTTGTGACGGGCTGCTTTAAAGAGGATCTGACGCCTGACCTGCGCGGCGTGGAGGAGATGTTCGTGCCTGttgacgatgtcgaggaGTTGTCTTCTGCGCAGAGGAAGATCCGTCGCGAGAAGGAACTCCGTGAGGCGAGGGCTAGTGTTGAGAAGACCGTGCGGAGGTGGGATGGGTTTTTTCGGAACCACAAGAAGTATTTCCCCGTTGGAAAGGTAGTGGTTGATACGGAGGAGGCAGAGGGGGAGACGACTAGGACGCTGTGTGAGAGTGCGCAGAAGCAGAGGCCGAAACGGAGTCAGGTGGAtaagaacaagaacaagggaaGCCCATAG
- a CDS encoding uncharacterized protein (ID:PFLUO_001226-T1.cds;~source:funannotate) codes for MAPAASTGGKKQKKKWSKGKVKDKAQHAVVLDKSTSEKLYKDVQSYRLITVATLVDRLKINGSLARQALDDLEEKGQIKKVVGHSKMNIYTRAVTAE; via the exons ATG GCGCCCGCAGCATCGACCGGTggcaagaagcaaaagaagaagtggtCCAAGGGCAAGG tcaaggacaaggcccAGCACGCTGTCGTCCTCGACAAGTCCACCTCGGAGAAGCTCTACAAGGATGTCCAGTCCTACCGTCTGATCACCGTGGCCACCCTCGTCGACCGTCTGAAGATCAACGGCAGCCTCGCCCGCCAGGCtctggatgaccttgagGAGAAGGGCCAGATCAAGAAGGTTGTCGGCCACTCCAAGATGAACATCTACA CCCGTGCCGTCACCGCCGAGTAA